A single window of Watersipora subatra chromosome 9, tzWatSuba1.1, whole genome shotgun sequence DNA harbors:
- the LOC137404479 gene encoding nucleoporin Nup43-like produces the protein MSEEFESKFVGDKISRVKFTDASIEATTFLSGTYDAHSNSVDFWSINSQEDEDGEAMSVIDNLSKIPHRGDVTGLDYNKGLAAASSSKGHVSLYKMDKLAADSRLNSLHCWESLHIFKSGNASPCTDLAIEDNIATCGEDGTIHILDTTKPAPIRSLVDCDSTSLTSILWVTQQCVAVVNTCGQLKVFDIRQNEARPIQTFVLSGEINALNCLEKHPSQHHLVATGSYNGMLGIYDLRQDKVPVTVLEGHQGSSITDIKFHPRSPDSLFSSAADGSVWQWNGGRRSMRPGGDIDGPSAWFLADAAKHRIEVIELSSATPQASIMSNFEVNSLDVSNNTLVCGTDNGAICIFNNLIV, from the exons ATGTCGGAGGAGTTTGAGTCAAAGTTTGTAGGCGATAAGATCAGCAGAGTCAAATTCACCGATGCATCTATTGAGGCAACAACTTTTCTGTCAGGCACATATGATGCGCAT AGTAACAGCGTAGATTTTTGGTCAATCAATTCCCAAGAAGATGAGGATGGAGAAGCAATGTCTGTCATCGATAACCTTTCTAAAATCCCACATCGCGGAGATGTAACAGGGCTGGAT TACAACAAAGGTTTGGCTGCTGCCTCAAGTTCTAAAGGTCATGTCAGTCTTTACAAGATGGACAAACTCGCAGCAGATTCTCGGTTGAATTCTCTACATTGCTGGGAGTCACTTCATATTTTCAAGTCCG GAAATGCGAGTCCGTGTACAGACTTAGCCATTGAGGATAATATAGCAACATGCGGGGAGGATGGTACTATACATATTCTGGATACAACAAAACCTGCTCCCATCAGATCTCTTG TGGACTGTGACAGCACGAGCCTTACATCAATTCTTTGGGTGACACAGCAATGCGTGGCAGTCGTGAATACATGCGGACAGCTGAAAGTATTTGATATTCGACAGAACGAAGCTCGACCGATACAGACCTTTGTGCT TTCAGGAGAAATTAATGCTCTCAACTGTCTAGAGAAGCATCCATCACAACATCATTTGGTTGCAACAGGAAGTTACAATGGAATGCTGGGGATTTATGATCTTAGACAGGACAAAGTTCCTGTTACAGTCCTGGAAGGTCACCAAGGAAGCTCGA TCACAGATATAAAGTTCCATCCCAGATCACCTGACAGCTTATTCTCTTCTGCTGCTGACGGTTCAGTGTGGCAGTGGAATGGAGGCCGAAGGTCAATGAGGCCAG GTGGAGACATCGATGGTCCAAGTGCTTGGTTTTTGGCTGATGCAGCTAAACACAGGATAGAAGTCATAGAGCTCTCCAGTGCTACACCTCAGGCTAGTATTATGAGCAACTTTGAAGTTAACTCTTTGGATGTAAGTAATAATACACTGGTCTGTGGAACAGATAATGGtgctatatgtatatttaataatCTCATAGTGTAG